One genomic window of Etheostoma spectabile isolate EspeVRDwgs_2016 chromosome 5, UIUC_Espe_1.0, whole genome shotgun sequence includes the following:
- the slc39a14 gene encoding metal cation symporter ZIP14 isoform X1, with product MLIWFPHGRATMTITLLQSQLMFVLALTVLLCPLGRVACQGEAQRQSPAQVLQDLLSRYGDNSTITVPQLRSLLGLLSQSQGEGDSDSSNVAETPPTKPPPKSNRSKCLPADTLAIYSISEQSRLDGQGLRELCPTMLQQLDAGTCKAQKEEESSIDPSPRPSDAEVWGYGILCVTLISLCSLVGASVVPFMKKTFYKRLLLYFIALAIGTLYSNALFQLIPEAFGFDPMVDFYVSKSAVVFAGFYLFFFTEKVLRVLLKQKNGGHGHSHYPGTDVEEGEKEKLQQNGEASSLALGKVDAGEGELMLSSAQTPQESQSPDSGGRSGTRRGGCYWLKGTAYSDIGTLAWMITLSDGLHNFIDGLAIGASFTASVFQGVSTSVAILCEEFPHELGDFVILLNAGMSIQQALFFNFLSACCCYLGMGFGILAGNSFSPNWIFALAGGMFLYIALADMFPEMNEVSREEEDAGGSSFLLTFAIQNAGLLTGFAIMLLLTMYSGQIQLG from the exons ATGCTTATCTGGTTCCCTCATGGCCGGGCCACTATGACCATCACCCTTCTTCAGTCCCAGCTTATGTTTGTTCTGGCCCTGACTGTGCTTCTTTGCCCCTTGGGCCGAGTAGCATGTCAGGGGGAAGCTCAGAGACAGTCCCCTGCCCAGGTGCTACAGGACCTGCTGTCCCGCTATGGAGACAACAGCACCATCACAGTGCCCCAGCTGCGCTCTCTGCTGGGCCTCCTCAGCCAGAGTCAAGGGGAAGGGGACAGCGACAGCAGCAATGTGGCGGAGACACCGCCAACAAAACCACCTCCCAAATCTAACCGCTCCAAG TGCTTGCCTGCAGACACGCTGGCAATTTACAGCATCAGCGAGCAGTCACGACTGGACGGGCAGGGCTTACGGGAGCTGTGCCCCACCATGCTGCAGCAGCTGGATGCTGGCACCTGTAAGGCGCAAAAAGAGGAAGAGTCAAGCATTGACCCCTCCCCCAGGCCTTCAGATGCTGAAG TGTGGGGTTATGGGATCCTGTGTGTGACACTGATCTCTCTGTGTTCGCTGGTCGGGGCGAGTGTGGTGCCCTTCATGAAGAAAACCTTTTACAAGCGACTGCTGCTCTACTTCATAGCCCTGGCCATTGGCACGCTCTACTCCAACGCCCTGTTTCAGCTCATCCCAGAG GCCTTTGGTTTTGACCCCATGGTGGATTTCTACGTCTCCAAATCTGCGGTGGTGTTTGCAGGGTTTtacctcttcttcttcactgaAAAGGTCCTCAGAGTGCTTCTCAAACAGAAAAACGGG ggCCACGGCCACAGTCATTACCCCGGTACAGATGTGGAGGAGGGTGAGAAGGAGAAGCTACAGCAGAACGGAGAAGCCAGCAGCCTGGCTCTGGGCAAGGTGGACGCGGGGGAGGGCGAGCTCATGCTCAGTTCTGCACAGACGCCACAG GAGTCCCAGAGCCCAGACAGCGGGGGCCGGTCCGGCACCAGACGCGGCGGCTGCTATTGGCTGAAGGGGACGGCCTACTCTGACATTGGCACGCTGGCCTGGATGATCACATTGAGTGATGGCCTGCACAACTTTATCGACGGCTTGGCCATCGGCGCCTCCTTCACTGCCTCGGTTTTCCAGGGTGTCAGCACCTCCGTGGCCATCCTGTGTGAGGAGTTCCCCCACGAGCTCG GAGACTTTGTCATCCTGCTGAACGCTGGCATGAGCATACAGCAGGCTCTGTTCTTTAACTTCCTGTCAGCGTGTTGCTGTTACCTGGGCATGGGCTTTGGCATCCTGGCTGGCAACAGCTTCTCCCCCAACTGGATCTTTGCCCTGGCAGGGGGAATGTTCCTCTACATCGCTCTGGCAGACATG TTTCCAGAGATGAATGAGGTGAGTCGTGAGGAAGAGGACGCAGGTGGCAGCAGCTTCCTCCTCACCTTTGCTATCCAGAACGCCGGCCTGCTGACGGGCTTTGCCATCATGCTCCTCCTCACCATGTACTCTGGACAGATACAGCTGGGCTAG
- the slc39a14 gene encoding metal cation symporter ZIP14 isoform X2, translating to MLIWFPHGRATMTITLLQSQLMFVLALTVLLCPLGRVACQGEAQRQSPAQVLQDLLSRYGDNSTITVPQLRSLLGLLSQSQGEGDSDSSNVAETPPTKPPPKSNRSKCLPADTLAIYSISEQSRLDGQGLRELCPTMLQQLDAGTCKAQKEEESSIDPSPRPSDAEVWGFAFLSVTVISAFSLTGVFIIPFMKTRYMKYLLIFFIALAIGTLYSTAILQLLPEAFGFDPMVDFYVSKSAVVFAGFYLFFFTEKVLRVLLKQKNGGHGHSHYPGTDVEEGEKEKLQQNGEASSLALGKVDAGEGELMLSSAQTPQESQSPDSGGRSGTRRGGCYWLKGTAYSDIGTLAWMITLSDGLHNFIDGLAIGASFTASVFQGVSTSVAILCEEFPHELGDFVILLNAGMSIQQALFFNFLSACCCYLGMGFGILAGNSFSPNWIFALAGGMFLYIALADMFPEMNEVSREEEDAGGSSFLLTFAIQNAGLLTGFAIMLLLTMYSGQIQLG from the exons ATGCTTATCTGGTTCCCTCATGGCCGGGCCACTATGACCATCACCCTTCTTCAGTCCCAGCTTATGTTTGTTCTGGCCCTGACTGTGCTTCTTTGCCCCTTGGGCCGAGTAGCATGTCAGGGGGAAGCTCAGAGACAGTCCCCTGCCCAGGTGCTACAGGACCTGCTGTCCCGCTATGGAGACAACAGCACCATCACAGTGCCCCAGCTGCGCTCTCTGCTGGGCCTCCTCAGCCAGAGTCAAGGGGAAGGGGACAGCGACAGCAGCAATGTGGCGGAGACACCGCCAACAAAACCACCTCCCAAATCTAACCGCTCCAAG TGCTTGCCTGCAGACACGCTGGCAATTTACAGCATCAGCGAGCAGTCACGACTGGACGGGCAGGGCTTACGGGAGCTGTGCCCCACCATGCTGCAGCAGCTGGATGCTGGCACCTGTAAGGCGCAAAAAGAGGAAGAGTCAAGCATTGACCCCTCCCCCAGGCCTTCAGATGCTGAAG TGTGGGGCTTTGCTTTCCTGAGCGTGACAGTGATCAGTGCCTTCTCCCTCACCGGAGTCTTCATCATTCCCTTTATGAAGACACGCTATATGAAATACTTACTCATCTTTTTCATCGCTCTTGCCATTGGCACGCTGTACTCCACTGCCATCCTGCAGCTCCTGCCAGAG GCCTTTGGTTTTGACCCCATGGTGGATTTCTACGTCTCCAAATCTGCGGTGGTGTTTGCAGGGTTTtacctcttcttcttcactgaAAAGGTCCTCAGAGTGCTTCTCAAACAGAAAAACGGG ggCCACGGCCACAGTCATTACCCCGGTACAGATGTGGAGGAGGGTGAGAAGGAGAAGCTACAGCAGAACGGAGAAGCCAGCAGCCTGGCTCTGGGCAAGGTGGACGCGGGGGAGGGCGAGCTCATGCTCAGTTCTGCACAGACGCCACAG GAGTCCCAGAGCCCAGACAGCGGGGGCCGGTCCGGCACCAGACGCGGCGGCTGCTATTGGCTGAAGGGGACGGCCTACTCTGACATTGGCACGCTGGCCTGGATGATCACATTGAGTGATGGCCTGCACAACTTTATCGACGGCTTGGCCATCGGCGCCTCCTTCACTGCCTCGGTTTTCCAGGGTGTCAGCACCTCCGTGGCCATCCTGTGTGAGGAGTTCCCCCACGAGCTCG GAGACTTTGTCATCCTGCTGAACGCTGGCATGAGCATACAGCAGGCTCTGTTCTTTAACTTCCTGTCAGCGTGTTGCTGTTACCTGGGCATGGGCTTTGGCATCCTGGCTGGCAACAGCTTCTCCCCCAACTGGATCTTTGCCCTGGCAGGGGGAATGTTCCTCTACATCGCTCTGGCAGACATG TTTCCAGAGATGAATGAGGTGAGTCGTGAGGAAGAGGACGCAGGTGGCAGCAGCTTCCTCCTCACCTTTGCTATCCAGAACGCCGGCCTGCTGACGGGCTTTGCCATCATGCTCCTCCTCACCATGTACTCTGGACAGATACAGCTGGGCTAG